One window of the Granulicella arctica genome contains the following:
- a CDS encoding DUF7002 family protein produces MDVATFTQQFPALYHLTFAQNIPGIERHGLQSPAALADLHDFTPEEREATLTTRRRCIQDLHNLSLRDQHTAPEARMKSCLVRITIPDWLALLNSKIFFFLSQEKALRLAEGYADYKSVLLEVDTAALLASHAPHATLCKLSSGDFLHNPRPRGRDSFIPVADYAYKKSRDTPAELTIDVPIPHILQIATIVPVA; encoded by the coding sequence ATGGACGTCGCAACCTTCACCCAGCAATTTCCCGCGCTCTACCACCTCACCTTCGCCCAGAATATCCCCGGCATTGAGCGTCACGGCCTCCAGAGCCCAGCCGCACTCGCCGACCTCCACGACTTCACCCCCGAGGAGCGCGAAGCCACCCTCACCACCCGCCGCCGCTGCATTCAGGACCTCCATAACCTCAGCCTTCGCGACCAGCACACCGCACCCGAAGCCAGGATGAAGTCCTGCCTCGTCAGGATCACCATCCCTGACTGGCTCGCCCTCCTCAACTCCAAAATCTTCTTCTTCCTCTCGCAGGAGAAGGCTCTTCGCCTCGCCGAGGGCTACGCAGACTACAAGAGCGTCCTCCTCGAGGTCGACACCGCCGCCCTCCTTGCCTCGCACGCCCCGCACGCGACCCTCTGCAAGCTCAGCTCTGGAGACTTCCTCCATAACCCACGGCCGCGCGGCCGCGACTCCTTCATCCCCGTCGCCGACTACGCGTATAAAAAGTCCCGCGACACCCCAGCCGAGCTCACCATCGACGTCCCCATCCCTCACATTCTTCAGATCGCCACAATCGTACCCGTGGCGTGA
- the trxB gene encoding thioredoxin-disulfide reductase has translation MPEITTRDTVILGSGCSGLTAAIYAGRSNLKPLVLEGHEPGGQLSITTLVENFPGWPEGIQGPELIENMKKQATRFGAELRMAHLSSIDLTKHPFELNTGKEIIHTRTLIIASGASARWLNLPSEQALIGYGVSSCATCDGFFASGKEIAVIGGGDSAMEEALFLTRFASKVTIINRTERFRSSPIMLERAMAHPNIKFVSNTTVEEVLGVEEKDVKGLRLKNRASGEEYVLPVSFMFLGIGHIPNAHAFKGLVDLDEDGYILTQQDVHCTLDGKIIPGVYACGDIQDRRYRQAITAAGSGCMAALEVEKYLEEHGR, from the coding sequence ATGCCCGAAATCACAACACGCGACACCGTTATCCTCGGCTCCGGCTGCTCCGGACTCACTGCTGCCATCTACGCCGGACGCTCGAACCTCAAGCCTCTCGTCCTCGAAGGCCATGAACCCGGTGGCCAGCTCTCCATCACCACCCTGGTCGAAAATTTCCCAGGTTGGCCCGAGGGCATTCAAGGCCCGGAACTCATCGAGAACATGAAGAAGCAGGCCACTCGTTTCGGCGCCGAGCTGCGCATGGCCCATCTCTCCTCGATCGACCTCACCAAGCACCCCTTCGAGCTCAACACCGGCAAAGAGATCATCCACACCCGCACCCTCATCATTGCAAGCGGTGCGAGTGCCCGCTGGCTCAACCTCCCCTCGGAGCAGGCCCTCATCGGCTACGGCGTCAGCTCCTGCGCCACCTGCGACGGCTTCTTCGCCTCTGGCAAAGAAATCGCCGTCATCGGAGGCGGCGACAGCGCCATGGAAGAGGCACTCTTCCTCACCCGCTTCGCCAGCAAGGTCACCATCATCAATCGCACCGAGCGCTTCCGCTCCTCGCCCATCATGCTCGAGCGAGCCATGGCCCACCCCAACATCAAGTTCGTCTCCAACACCACCGTTGAAGAAGTCCTGGGCGTCGAGGAGAAGGACGTCAAGGGTCTCCGCCTCAAGAACCGCGCCTCCGGTGAAGAGTACGTCCTCCCCGTCAGCTTCATGTTCCTTGGCATCGGCCACATCCCCAACGCCCACGCCTTCAAGGGCCTGGTCGATCTCGACGAGGACGGCTACATCCTTACCCAGCAGGACGTCCACTGCACCCTCGATGGCAAGATCATCCCGGGCGTCTACGCCTGCGGAGACATCCAGGACCGCCGCTACCGCCAGGCCATCACCGCCGCCGGCTCAGGCTGCATGGCCGCACTCGAAGTAGAAAAGTACCTCGAAGAGCACGGCCGCTAA
- a CDS encoding allantoinase, which produces MADLTLVYGMRLLPADEITGVGEAPVALKNGNEAHVTMHVLEGSREQIEKQLRLSIDAFFDFYPEI; this is translated from the coding sequence ATGGCTGATTTGACTTTGGTTTATGGAATGCGACTTTTACCGGCGGATGAGATCACCGGTGTGGGCGAGGCTCCTGTGGCGCTGAAGAATGGCAATGAGGCGCATGTGACGATGCATGTGCTCGAGGGCTCGCGGGAGCAGATCGAGAAGCAGCTTCGGCTGAGCATTGACGCGTTCTTTGATTTCTACCCCGAGATATAG
- a CDS encoding IPT/TIG domain-containing protein produces the protein MLRVEELRSFLFAAVLSVLAVGSAEGANPRWTTGPPYFNNSGQIVIWYTDQPLYFTDPGDLSASVNHAAADAMVAAAAGVWNVPSARIVLQQGGILDEQVSGSNVYMGSNGLVFPADVQSANYAAKQIAVVYDRDGSVTDLLLGSGASDPSGCRQNAVTESVDSIVPAGFIQHAVIVLNGRCTGPAPQQQLQMQYQLERVFGRVLGLGWSQLNDNVFMGSPTPTAAQALHWPIMHPIDIICGLYTYQCLPQPFTLRDDDVASITEGYPVLSNPGPGKQLSYSNASALVGTLLFPTQEGMAGVNMLMTRNAIPQQVMEPWDDLSAASGIFHQQQGGNPTTTSSTGIAGSLGSLKDNLGADIAGYFSFSWSPVPAGEEGQDLYLRSEPINPLYTGAYAIAPYTASTVNPSGAVAGWHVSDIPAGWGGYFAVPVPNAASTCGAGGDGTEDAPVAPGAGGWWTGVLCGPTSSPWSFAHTAWVGLPVLGSRSLTVEVTALDEQGLSTANKARPVLGAWSAGDATGTPPTLAAAAVAFNSVVSGMTRTIVQSSIAQTLRIAIADERGDGRPDYNYRARVLYADAIAPATGSGSTQVTITGMGFRPGNSVTVNGVVATVASWTATTIVATIPYLKSVLPGMTMQADVVVTDLSTSGTTVMTGVFTYVYTALPYTLALISAPSGNLPVGLTASPAFSVKAIDVDGVTPMPGVLVVFSAMSGAVQWGTCGLAASCTVVTDANGLASTVVTPAAPGVVTLQAAALGLTQTISFTALPLVRSVTVVPAAMWLAAGSTVNWTETATLSQQGSAATLVPVTWTTSGAGLSLSGTQGVTDSGGMATSAVKGGPLAGGVQATGSVCAWTGVCAGFVVQGVDPSQFVVVGPSGAAQSVEAATSLVPMSFEVTDAAGDPIAGAEVEVHQTVGQWTVACPVQGRCPVAPVYSASTTALVSDGSGMVVVVPMQIAGAEVTNVVVTSGTAGFVSLTLQKHP, from the coding sequence ATGCTGCGCGTTGAGGAATTGAGGAGCTTCCTGTTCGCGGCTGTCCTGAGTGTTTTGGCGGTAGGCTCTGCGGAGGGTGCGAATCCGCGATGGACGACAGGGCCGCCGTACTTCAACAATTCAGGACAGATTGTGATCTGGTATACGGATCAGCCGCTGTATTTCACTGATCCGGGAGACCTGAGCGCTTCGGTGAACCATGCGGCAGCAGATGCGATGGTAGCGGCGGCGGCTGGTGTGTGGAATGTGCCGAGCGCGCGGATCGTGCTGCAGCAGGGTGGGATCCTCGATGAACAGGTAAGTGGTTCGAACGTCTACATGGGGAGCAATGGGCTGGTGTTTCCGGCGGACGTTCAGAGCGCGAACTATGCTGCGAAACAGATTGCGGTGGTGTACGACCGGGATGGGTCGGTGACGGACCTGCTGCTGGGAAGTGGAGCGAGCGATCCGAGTGGATGCCGACAGAATGCGGTGACGGAAAGCGTGGACTCGATCGTTCCTGCGGGCTTTATCCAACACGCGGTGATTGTTCTGAATGGGCGATGCACCGGACCGGCTCCACAGCAGCAACTCCAGATGCAGTACCAGTTGGAGCGTGTGTTTGGGCGGGTGCTGGGGCTTGGGTGGTCGCAGTTGAACGACAACGTCTTTATGGGATCGCCGACGCCTACGGCGGCTCAGGCCTTGCATTGGCCGATCATGCATCCGATCGACATCATCTGCGGCCTGTACACGTACCAGTGCCTGCCACAGCCGTTTACACTGCGCGATGACGATGTGGCGTCAATCACGGAAGGGTATCCAGTGTTGAGCAATCCTGGACCGGGTAAGCAGCTGAGTTATTCCAATGCGAGCGCGCTGGTGGGAACGCTGCTGTTTCCCACGCAGGAGGGAATGGCCGGCGTGAACATGCTGATGACAAGGAATGCGATTCCGCAGCAGGTGATGGAGCCGTGGGACGATCTCTCGGCGGCGAGTGGCATCTTCCACCAGCAGCAGGGGGGAAATCCGACTACGACGAGTTCAACAGGGATTGCAGGAAGCCTTGGATCACTCAAGGACAACCTTGGCGCGGACATTGCGGGCTACTTCAGTTTCTCCTGGAGTCCGGTACCCGCTGGGGAGGAAGGGCAGGACCTGTATCTGCGTTCCGAGCCGATCAATCCTTTGTATACAGGGGCGTATGCGATCGCACCGTACACGGCGTCTACGGTGAATCCTTCCGGGGCCGTGGCGGGTTGGCATGTCAGTGACATTCCGGCAGGCTGGGGGGGCTACTTTGCAGTGCCGGTGCCCAATGCGGCGAGTACCTGTGGGGCGGGTGGTGATGGGACCGAGGACGCTCCGGTGGCCCCGGGCGCGGGCGGGTGGTGGACCGGGGTGCTTTGTGGACCGACTTCGAGTCCGTGGTCGTTTGCGCATACTGCCTGGGTCGGGCTTCCGGTGCTGGGCAGTCGGAGCCTTACGGTGGAGGTGACGGCGCTGGACGAGCAGGGGTTGTCGACTGCGAACAAGGCCCGGCCCGTGCTGGGTGCCTGGAGCGCGGGTGATGCCACGGGGACGCCGCCTACGCTGGCTGCGGCTGCGGTGGCCTTCAACAGTGTGGTGTCGGGGATGACACGAACGATTGTGCAGAGCTCAATCGCGCAGACGCTACGGATCGCGATTGCGGATGAACGGGGGGATGGACGGCCGGACTACAACTATCGCGCACGGGTGTTGTATGCAGACGCGATCGCTCCAGCTACAGGGAGTGGAAGCACGCAGGTGACGATTACGGGGATGGGGTTTCGGCCGGGTAATTCGGTTACGGTGAACGGCGTGGTGGCGACGGTGGCGAGTTGGACGGCAACGACGATTGTGGCGACAATTCCATATTTGAAGAGCGTGCTACCGGGTATGACGATGCAGGCAGATGTCGTGGTGACGGACCTGTCGACGAGTGGGACGACTGTGATGACGGGGGTGTTTACGTACGTCTATACGGCGCTGCCGTATACCCTGGCGTTGATCTCTGCGCCATCCGGGAACCTGCCGGTTGGCTTGACGGCTTCCCCTGCTTTTTCGGTGAAGGCTATTGATGTGGATGGGGTGACACCGATGCCGGGCGTGCTGGTGGTGTTTTCGGCGATGTCGGGTGCGGTGCAATGGGGAACGTGCGGGCTGGCAGCTTCTTGCACGGTGGTGACAGACGCGAATGGGCTTGCTTCGACGGTGGTGACGCCTGCGGCTCCAGGGGTGGTGACGTTGCAGGCGGCGGCGCTCGGATTGACGCAGACGATCTCGTTTACGGCATTGCCGCTGGTGCGGTCGGTGACGGTGGTGCCTGCGGCGATGTGGCTGGCGGCGGGGTCTACGGTCAATTGGACTGAGACTGCGACTTTGTCGCAGCAGGGGTCGGCGGCAACGCTGGTGCCGGTCACGTGGACGACCTCGGGTGCGGGGCTTAGCCTGTCGGGAACGCAGGGGGTGACGGACTCGGGCGGAATGGCTACATCAGCAGTGAAGGGTGGACCGCTGGCTGGCGGCGTGCAGGCGACGGGGTCGGTGTGTGCGTGGACCGGGGTGTGCGCCGGATTTGTTGTGCAGGGGGTAGACCCTTCGCAGTTTGTAGTCGTGGGACCGAGTGGAGCAGCGCAGTCGGTAGAGGCCGCGACGAGCCTGGTGCCTATGAGCTTTGAGGTGACGGATGCTGCGGGCGACCCAATCGCGGGTGCGGAGGTGGAGGTGCATCAGACGGTGGGCCAGTGGACCGTCGCGTGTCCGGTGCAGGGCCGATGCCCGGTGGCTCCGGTGTATAGCGCTTCGACCACCGCGTTGGTCTCGGATGGGAGCGGGATGGTGGTGGTGGTGCCGATGCAGATTGCGGGTGCAGAGGTGACGAATGTTGTTGTCACGTCAGGCACAGCGGGGTTCGTCTCCTTGACGTTGCAAAAACACCCGTAG
- a CDS encoding NAD(P)/FAD-dependent oxidoreductase, protein MAGAAAATNGRLRKRVVILGGGFGGLNAARGLAHLPVDVTLVDRKNHHTFQPLLYQVALAVLSPADIAQPIRSILSRQKNTEVLMDEAIGFDLERKLVLLKTGARLEYDYLILATGSTHSYFGKDGWSKLAPGLKTVEDATEIRRRVLLAFELAERQMLETGSHPALNFVIIGGGPTGVELAGAISDIAKLYMARDFRHINPGQAQVVILEGSPHILGAYPDDLQVSARKQLEALGVQLRTNTKVTDVQPGYVMVGDTRIDAVVTLWAAGVQASPLGKLLGVETDKKGCVVVDQYLNPPGHPEIFVCGDLAQVMQDGKQVPGVAQPAMQMGTYAAERIGRLIGASHGSDGTGNSKGFRYFDKGDMATIGRTAAVANIKWPFKAHWSGFPAWLTWLFVHIFFLVGFQNRFFVFWSWAWTYLGEKDGVRLITGSQELPGWETSDGAYGTLTTKPLEAELPAVR, encoded by the coding sequence ATGGCGGGTGCTGCGGCAGCTACGAATGGACGATTGCGGAAGCGTGTTGTGATTCTTGGCGGGGGATTTGGCGGGTTGAATGCTGCCCGTGGGCTGGCGCATCTACCAGTGGACGTTACCTTGGTCGATCGCAAGAACCACCATACGTTTCAGCCGCTGCTATACCAGGTGGCGCTGGCGGTGCTCTCGCCTGCGGACATTGCCCAGCCGATCCGATCGATTCTGAGTCGGCAGAAGAATACTGAAGTGCTGATGGATGAGGCTATCGGCTTCGATCTGGAACGCAAGCTGGTGCTGCTGAAGACCGGAGCCCGGCTTGAATATGACTATTTGATCCTGGCGACCGGCTCAACGCACTCCTACTTCGGCAAGGACGGTTGGTCGAAGCTTGCTCCCGGGCTGAAAACAGTTGAGGATGCGACGGAGATCCGGCGGCGGGTGTTGCTTGCTTTTGAGTTGGCGGAGCGGCAGATGCTTGAGACGGGGTCACATCCGGCGTTGAACTTCGTGATTATCGGCGGCGGACCGACCGGTGTGGAGCTGGCGGGAGCGATCAGTGATATCGCCAAGTTATACATGGCGCGGGACTTCCGGCATATCAATCCGGGTCAGGCGCAGGTGGTGATCCTTGAGGGGTCGCCGCATATTCTTGGGGCTTACCCCGACGATTTGCAGGTGAGCGCGCGGAAACAGCTTGAGGCCCTTGGCGTGCAGTTGCGGACAAATACGAAGGTGACGGATGTTCAACCAGGGTATGTGATGGTGGGTGATACCCGGATTGACGCCGTGGTGACGTTGTGGGCGGCGGGGGTGCAGGCTTCGCCCCTCGGTAAGCTGCTGGGCGTTGAGACGGACAAGAAGGGCTGTGTTGTGGTGGATCAATACCTGAATCCCCCGGGTCATCCTGAGATATTTGTGTGCGGCGACCTGGCGCAGGTGATGCAGGACGGGAAGCAGGTCCCGGGAGTAGCGCAGCCTGCCATGCAGATGGGAACGTATGCGGCTGAACGCATTGGGCGGCTTATCGGTGCGAGCCATGGCAGCGACGGAACTGGAAACAGTAAGGGCTTTCGCTACTTCGACAAAGGCGACATGGCGACGATTGGGCGAACTGCGGCTGTCGCGAATATTAAATGGCCGTTCAAGGCACATTGGAGCGGGTTTCCGGCGTGGCTCACGTGGCTCTTCGTGCACATCTTTTTCCTGGTCGGCTTCCAGAATCGTTTCTTTGTGTTCTGGTCGTGGGCATGGACGTATCTCGGTGAGAAAGACGGAGTTCGCCTGATTACAGGGTCACAGGAGTTGCCGGGCTGGGAGACGAGTGATGGAGCTTACGGTACGCTGACAACGAAACCACTTGAGGCGGAACTTCCGGCTGTTCGGTAG
- a CDS encoding Gfo/Idh/MocA family protein produces MMTARVVNGRKVRYAVVGAGWIAQAAFMPGVEHTGNSEMVALVTGHEEKAAKLGEKYGIANTYSYDEFDAMLASGDVDAVYLATPNFDHVGYAVKTLNAGIHLLLEKPMAVSVEECEEMIAASQRSGAKLMVAYRLHHEPGTLAAIEKVRSGDLGTIRFFNSSFSQQVKGSNHRAKHGFWAGPVPDMGPYPLNEVRNLFGAEPIEVFAMGVNTDERFNFEDTVSVTLKFEGARIASFVLSYNGGDVDDVRVVGNKGDLFSQPAYQVGSAMEHLVTIDKKKSSKSFEKTDHFGGELKYFSDCILDDREPEADGEEGMLDVRVLAAIERSLASGQVQTLEPVYRKKRPVSSQLETLGAVKEPELVGAKKPSEG; encoded by the coding sequence ATGATGACAGCAAGAGTTGTGAACGGGCGGAAGGTGCGGTACGCCGTGGTTGGGGCTGGGTGGATCGCGCAGGCAGCATTTATGCCAGGCGTGGAGCACACCGGGAATAGCGAGATGGTTGCGCTCGTAACAGGGCACGAGGAAAAAGCAGCCAAATTGGGCGAGAAGTATGGAATCGCCAACACCTACAGCTATGACGAATTCGACGCCATGCTTGCGTCAGGCGACGTGGATGCGGTGTACCTCGCAACGCCGAACTTCGATCACGTCGGATATGCCGTGAAGACTCTGAATGCGGGCATCCACTTGCTGCTGGAGAAGCCGATGGCGGTGAGCGTCGAGGAATGTGAGGAGATGATTGCGGCTTCGCAGCGGTCCGGAGCGAAGCTGATGGTGGCGTACCGGTTGCATCATGAGCCGGGAACGCTGGCGGCGATCGAGAAGGTGCGGAGTGGTGATCTGGGGACGATCCGGTTCTTCAATTCAAGTTTTTCGCAGCAGGTAAAGGGGAGCAACCATCGCGCAAAGCATGGCTTCTGGGCTGGTCCTGTGCCGGATATGGGACCGTATCCATTGAACGAGGTGCGCAACCTGTTTGGCGCGGAGCCGATCGAGGTATTTGCGATGGGCGTGAACACGGACGAACGTTTCAACTTCGAAGACACGGTATCGGTGACCTTGAAGTTTGAGGGCGCACGCATTGCATCCTTCGTGCTGAGTTATAACGGCGGCGATGTAGATGACGTTCGCGTGGTGGGGAACAAGGGCGACCTGTTCTCGCAGCCTGCGTACCAGGTCGGCTCTGCCATGGAGCACCTGGTCACGATTGACAAGAAGAAGAGTTCGAAGTCTTTCGAGAAAACGGATCATTTTGGCGGGGAGCTGAAGTACTTCTCGGACTGCATCCTTGACGATCGTGAGCCTGAGGCGGATGGCGAAGAGGGGATGCTGGATGTGCGGGTTCTGGCGGCGATTGAGCGTTCGCTTGCGAGCGGACAGGTGCAGACGCTTGAGCCGGTGTATCGAAAGAAGCGGCCGGTAAGTTCGCAGCTTGAGACGTTAGGGGCAGTGAAGGAGCCGGAGTTGGTTGGAGCCAAGAAGCCTAGCGAGGGGTAG
- a CDS encoding branched-chain amino acid transaminase, with translation MPLQTTEHIWHNGQLIPWEKAQIHVMSHVIHYGSSVFEGIRCYSQPDGAGVFRLPEHMQRLLDSAKIYRMPLPYTVDQLCAAVVDVIEANGVTPCYIRPIAFRGYGEIGVNPLKSPVEVYVANFPWGKYVPGNDGADVCVSSWSRLAPNTMPSLAKAGANYMNSQLIRMEAEINGYSEGIALDVNGYLSEGSGENLFLVRGGILYTTPLANSVLNGITRSSILTLAHHLGIPVVEQSLPREMLYICDEAFFTGTAAEVTHLRSVDRILVGDGTMGPVTKALHDEFFSLVDGVKADRYNWLTPVKVKVAEAVGA, from the coding sequence ATGCCATTACAGACCACCGAACACATCTGGCACAACGGCCAGCTCATCCCATGGGAGAAAGCCCAGATCCATGTCATGAGTCACGTAATCCACTACGGATCCTCAGTATTTGAAGGCATCCGCTGTTATTCGCAGCCTGATGGAGCCGGTGTCTTCCGCCTGCCCGAGCACATGCAGCGCCTTCTGGACTCGGCAAAGATCTACCGCATGCCCCTTCCCTATACCGTCGACCAGCTCTGCGCAGCCGTCGTCGATGTCATCGAAGCCAACGGAGTCACGCCCTGCTACATCCGCCCTATCGCCTTCCGAGGCTACGGTGAGATCGGCGTCAATCCCCTCAAGTCGCCGGTCGAGGTCTACGTAGCGAACTTCCCCTGGGGCAAGTACGTTCCCGGCAACGATGGCGCTGACGTTTGCGTCTCCAGCTGGAGCCGCCTTGCGCCCAACACCATGCCTTCGCTCGCTAAGGCCGGTGCGAATTACATGAACTCGCAACTGATCCGCATGGAAGCCGAGATTAACGGCTATTCCGAGGGCATCGCGCTCGACGTCAACGGCTATCTCTCCGAAGGCTCAGGCGAGAATCTCTTCCTCGTACGCGGCGGCATCCTCTACACCACGCCCCTCGCCAACTCCGTGCTCAATGGCATTACACGCAGCTCGATCCTCACGCTGGCTCATCACCTCGGCATTCCCGTCGTCGAGCAGTCGCTGCCGCGCGAGATGCTCTACATCTGCGACGAAGCTTTCTTCACCGGCACAGCAGCAGAGGTCACCCATCTCCGCTCCGTCGATCGCATCCTCGTCGGCGACGGCACCATGGGACCGGTAACCAAGGCTCTTCACGACGAATTCTTTAGCCTCGTCGACGGTGTCAAGGCCGATCGCTACAACTGGCTCACCCCTGTCAAAGTAAAAGTGGCCGAGGCTGTAGGCGCTTAG
- a CDS encoding MarC family protein, whose product MMFDPHSVSLAVIERSAYVRFSLLALSSIFFLVDPFAALPTFLAVTEGSDPARRRRMAWKASLTACIFLSAFALGGQYIFRMFGITLPAFEIAGGVILLLIGLDMLEAKRSPTQESSGDTMAAASKEDAGIVPLGIPMLAGPGSITSVMVLVGQAQTRWQMVAILGSIFITAVVCYLVLGNSDKVARALGDTGIRILVRIMGLLLVALAVQYFVNGMVDLGVIAKPS is encoded by the coding sequence ATGATGTTTGATCCACACAGCGTTAGCCTGGCCGTAATCGAGCGATCGGCATACGTGCGGTTTTCGTTGTTGGCGCTGAGTTCGATCTTCTTTCTCGTCGATCCGTTTGCGGCATTGCCTACCTTCCTGGCGGTGACTGAGGGGTCCGATCCTGCTCGCAGGAGGCGGATGGCGTGGAAGGCTTCGCTGACGGCTTGCATCTTTCTGTCGGCGTTTGCGCTGGGCGGACAGTACATCTTCCGGATGTTCGGGATTACGCTGCCAGCGTTCGAGATTGCGGGCGGTGTGATCCTGCTGCTAATTGGGCTGGATATGCTCGAGGCAAAACGCTCGCCCACGCAGGAGTCAAGCGGCGACACCATGGCCGCTGCGAGCAAGGAAGACGCGGGTATTGTGCCGCTAGGTATTCCGATGCTGGCTGGTCCGGGATCCATTACGAGCGTGATGGTGCTGGTGGGACAGGCGCAGACGCGCTGGCAGATGGTGGCGATCCTAGGATCGATCTTCATCACAGCGGTGGTCTGCTACTTGGTGCTGGGGAACTCCGACAAGGTGGCGCGGGCGCTTGGAGATACGGGCATTCGCATCCTGGTGCGCATCATGGGACTGCTGCTGGTGGCATTGGCGGTGCAGTACTTCGTGAACGGCATGGTCGACCTGGGCGTGATTGCGAAGCCTTCTTAG
- a CDS encoding DUF4337 domain-containing protein, whose translation MEPTEIQEFSNQLKEAGEGKKEESLTSISLAISILAVLVAMVTVLGHRTHTEAVLMEGRATDQWNEYQAKKIRQDNLSVVVDTLGLNGTPTPAVQQKIGEFKAHIAKWKEDLVEQQNKAHEFEGEVAHAERQAGRYDLGEALLQIAVVLCSVTLFTRNRTYFFFGLSLGVAGLIVAATALTVH comes from the coding sequence ATGGAACCCACAGAAATTCAGGAATTCTCGAATCAGCTCAAAGAGGCAGGCGAAGGCAAGAAGGAAGAGTCGCTCACCAGCATTTCCCTCGCCATCTCGATCCTTGCCGTCCTGGTCGCCATGGTGACGGTTCTAGGCCATCGCACGCACACAGAGGCTGTTCTTATGGAAGGCCGCGCCACCGATCAATGGAACGAGTACCAGGCAAAGAAGATCCGGCAGGACAATCTCTCCGTCGTCGTCGACACGCTAGGCCTGAATGGAACGCCGACTCCTGCAGTCCAGCAGAAGATCGGTGAGTTCAAGGCGCATATCGCGAAATGGAAAGAGGATCTGGTCGAACAGCAGAACAAAGCCCATGAGTTTGAGGGTGAGGTGGCCCACGCCGAACGGCAGGCCGGTCGCTATGATCTCGGCGAAGCCCTGCTTCAGATCGCAGTGGTCCTCTGCTCCGTTACGCTGTTTACGCGCAATCGAACCTACTTCTTCTTCGGCTTGTCGCTTGGAGTCGCTGGACTTATCGTCGCCGCCACTGCCCTGACCGTCCACTAG